In Streptomyces puniciscabiei, a single genomic region encodes these proteins:
- a CDS encoding acylphosphatase gives MSEDVRLVAWVRGHVQGVGFRWFTRAKALEIGGLSGFALNLADGRVQVVAEGSREGCEGLLDWLQGDDTPGHVDGVTEIWDTPRGGYDGFAIR, from the coding sequence ATGAGCGAGGATGTACGGCTGGTCGCCTGGGTGCGTGGACACGTCCAAGGTGTGGGTTTCCGCTGGTTCACCCGGGCCAAGGCGCTGGAGATCGGCGGCCTGAGTGGTTTTGCTCTCAATTTGGCCGACGGCCGCGTCCAGGTCGTCGCGGAGGGGTCGCGCGAGGGCTGCGAGGGGCTGCTGGACTGGCTCCAGGGCGACGACACGCCCGGACACGTGGACGGAGTCACCGAGATCTGGGACACACCCCGCGGCGGCTACGACGGCTTCGCCATCCGCTGA
- the smc gene encoding chromosome segregation protein SMC, with protein MHLKALTLRGFKSFASATTLRFEPGITCVVGPNGSGKSNVVDALSWVMGEQGAKSLRGGKMEDVIFAGTTGRPPLGRAEVSLTIDNSDGALPIEYAEVTITRIMFRNGGSEYQINGDTCRLLDIQELLSDSGIGREMHVIVGQGQLDSVLHADPMGRRAFIEEAAGVLKHRKRKEKALRKLDAMQANLARVQDLTDELRRQLKPLGRQAAVARRAAVIQADLRDARLRLLADDLVRLREGLKAEIADEAALKERKEAAEQELKKALHREALLEDEVRQLTPRLQRAQQTWYELSQLAERVRGTISLADARVKSATSAPPEERRGRDPEDMEREAARIREQEAELEAALEAAQRALDDTVAHRAELERELAAEERRLKDVARAIADRREGLARLSGQVNAARSRAASAQAEIDRLATARDEAQERAVRAQEEYEALKAEVDGLDADDADLAERHEAAKRRLTEAEAALTAARDALTAAERDRAATRARREALALGLRRKDGTGILLGARDRLTGVLGPAAELLTVTPGYEIPLAAAFGAAADAIAVSTPSSAVEAIRLLRKQDGGRAALLLAGDGATGQGEPAADRRPGTHLFAADLVRGPAELMPAVRRLLQGIVVVGTLEEAEDLVRAHPELTAATAEGDLLGAHFAQGGSAGAPSLLEVQASVDEAAAELAELAVRCEELAEAQRAAAQRRTEAAAVVEEIGERRRAADREKSAVAQQLGRLAGQARGAAGEAERSAAAAARAQEALEKAVQEAEELAERLAVAEEMPAEDEPDTSVRDRLAADGANARQTEMEARLQVRTHEERVKGLAGRADSLDRAARAEREARARAEQRRARLRHEAAVAQAVASGARQLLAHIEVSLARAEQERAAAEAAKARREQELTAARTAGRDLKAELDKLTDSVHRGEVLGAEKRLRIEQLETKALEELGVEPEGLVAEYGPHQLVPPSPPAEGEVLPDDPEHPRNQPRPFHRAEQERRLKAAERAYQQLGKVNPLALEEFAALEERHKFLSEQLEDLKKTRADLLQVVKEVDERVEQVFTEAYRDTAREFEGVFSRLFPGGEGRLVLTDPDNMLTTGVDVEARPPGKKVKRLSLLSGGERSLTAVALLVSIFKARPSPFYVMDEVEAALDDTNLQRLIRIMQELQEASQLIVITHQKRTMEVADALYGVSMQGDGVSKVISQRLR; from the coding sequence GTGCACCTCAAGGCCCTGACCCTGCGCGGGTTCAAGTCGTTCGCCTCCGCGACCACGCTCCGGTTCGAGCCCGGTATCACGTGTGTCGTCGGCCCGAACGGCTCGGGCAAGTCCAATGTCGTGGACGCGCTCAGCTGGGTCATGGGCGAACAGGGCGCCAAGTCGCTGCGCGGCGGCAAGATGGAGGACGTCATCTTCGCCGGCACCACCGGCCGCCCGCCGCTGGGCCGGGCCGAGGTGTCCCTGACCATCGACAACTCCGACGGCGCCCTGCCCATCGAGTACGCCGAGGTCACCATCACGCGGATCATGTTCCGCAACGGCGGCAGCGAGTACCAGATCAACGGCGACACCTGCCGCCTCCTCGACATCCAGGAACTCCTCTCCGACTCCGGCATCGGCCGCGAGATGCACGTCATCGTCGGCCAGGGCCAGCTCGACTCCGTCCTGCACGCCGACCCCATGGGCCGCCGCGCCTTCATCGAGGAGGCGGCCGGCGTCCTCAAGCACCGCAAGCGCAAGGAGAAGGCGCTGCGCAAGCTGGACGCGATGCAGGCCAACCTCGCGCGCGTGCAGGACCTGACCGACGAACTGCGCCGCCAGCTCAAGCCGCTGGGCCGCCAGGCCGCCGTCGCCCGCCGGGCCGCCGTCATCCAGGCCGACCTCCGCGACGCCCGCCTGCGCCTGCTCGCCGACGACCTGGTGCGCCTGCGCGAGGGGCTCAAGGCAGAGATCGCGGACGAGGCGGCCCTGAAGGAGCGCAAGGAGGCTGCCGAGCAGGAGCTGAAGAAGGCCCTGCACCGCGAGGCCCTCCTGGAGGACGAGGTACGGCAGCTCACCCCGCGCCTGCAGCGCGCCCAGCAGACCTGGTACGAGCTCTCCCAGCTGGCCGAGCGGGTCCGCGGCACGATCTCGCTGGCCGACGCACGAGTGAAGAGCGCGACGTCGGCGCCCCCCGAGGAGCGGCGCGGCCGCGACCCCGAGGACATGGAGCGGGAGGCGGCCCGGATCCGTGAGCAGGAGGCCGAGCTGGAGGCGGCCCTGGAGGCGGCCCAGCGCGCCCTCGACGACACGGTCGCCCACCGCGCCGAGCTGGAGCGGGAGCTGGCCGCCGAGGAACGCCGGCTGAAGGACGTCGCCCGCGCCATCGCCGACCGCCGCGAGGGTCTGGCCCGCCTGTCCGGCCAGGTCAACGCGGCCCGCTCCCGTGCGGCCTCGGCGCAGGCCGAGATCGACCGCCTGGCCACGGCGCGTGACGAGGCACAGGAACGCGCGGTGCGCGCCCAGGAGGAGTACGAGGCCCTGAAGGCCGAGGTCGACGGGCTCGACGCCGACGACGCGGACCTGGCCGAACGGCACGAGGCCGCCAAGCGCCGGCTCACCGAGGCCGAAGCCGCCCTGACCGCGGCCCGCGACGCCCTCACCGCCGCCGAGCGGGACCGCGCCGCGACCCGGGCCCGCCGCGAGGCGCTGGCGCTGGGCCTGCGCCGCAAGGACGGCACCGGCATACTCCTCGGCGCCCGCGACCGCCTCACCGGCGTCCTCGGCCCGGCGGCGGAACTCCTGACGGTCACCCCGGGCTACGAGATCCCCCTGGCCGCGGCCTTCGGCGCTGCGGCGGACGCGATCGCCGTGTCGACCCCGTCCTCGGCGGTGGAGGCGATCCGCCTGCTGCGCAAGCAGGACGGCGGCCGGGCGGCACTGCTGCTGGCGGGGGACGGCGCCACCGGCCAGGGCGAACCCGCGGCCGACCGGCGGCCCGGCACCCACCTCTTCGCCGCAGATCTGGTCCGCGGCCCCGCCGAACTGATGCCCGCCGTCCGCCGCCTCCTGCAAGGAATCGTCGTCGTAGGCACCTTGGAGGAGGCCGAGGACCTCGTCCGCGCGCATCCGGAACTCACCGCCGCCACCGCCGAAGGCGACCTCCTGGGCGCCCACTTCGCACAGGGCGGCTCCGCCGGCGCGCCGAGCCTGCTGGAGGTGCAGGCCTCCGTCGACGAGGCCGCGGCCGAACTGGCCGAGCTGGCGGTGCGCTGCGAGGAGCTGGCCGAGGCACAGCGGGCGGCGGCGCAGCGGCGTACCGAGGCGGCCGCCGTCGTGGAGGAGATCGGAGAGCGCCGCCGGGCGGCTGACCGGGAGAAGTCGGCCGTCGCCCAGCAGCTCGGCCGGCTCGCCGGACAGGCGCGGGGCGCCGCGGGCGAGGCCGAGCGGTCGGCCGCGGCCGCCGCACGCGCGCAGGAGGCGCTGGAGAAGGCCGTACAGGAGGCCGAGGAGCTGGCCGAGCGCCTGGCGGTCGCCGAGGAGATGCCGGCCGAGGACGAGCCGGACACCTCCGTGCGGGACCGGCTCGCCGCCGACGGCGCCAACGCCCGGCAGACAGAGATGGAGGCCCGGCTCCAGGTCCGTACCCACGAGGAGCGGGTGAAGGGGCTCGCCGGGCGCGCCGACTCGCTCGACCGGGCCGCCCGCGCGGAACGCGAGGCACGCGCGCGTGCCGAGCAGCGCCGTGCCCGGCTGCGGCACGAGGCGGCCGTGGCTCAGGCCGTCGCCTCCGGCGCCCGGCAGCTGCTCGCGCACATCGAGGTGTCCCTCGCCCGCGCCGAGCAGGAACGCGCCGCCGCCGAGGCGGCCAAGGCGCGGCGCGAGCAGGAGCTGACCGCGGCGCGCACCGCCGGACGCGACCTCAAGGCCGAACTCGACAAGCTCACCGACTCCGTTCACCGTGGCGAGGTACTCGGCGCCGAGAAGCGGCTGCGCATAGAGCAGCTGGAGACCAAGGCGCTGGAGGAGCTGGGGGTCGAGCCGGAGGGACTGGTGGCCGAGTACGGCCCGCACCAGCTCGTGCCGCCCTCGCCCCCCGCCGAGGGCGAGGTGCTGCCGGACGACCCCGAGCACCCGCGCAACCAGCCCAGGCCCTTCCACCGGGCGGAACAGGAGCGGCGGCTCAAGGCCGCCGAGCGGGCGTACCAGCAGCTCGGCAAGGTCAACCCGCTGGCTCTGGAGGAGTTCGCGGCGCTGGAGGAGCGGCACAAGTTCCTCAGCGAGCAGCTGGAGGACCTGAAGAAGACCCGCGCCGACCTGCTGCAGGTGGTGAAGGAGGTCGACGAGCGCGTCGAGCAGGTCTTCACCGAGGCCTACCGGGACACCGCCCGCGAGTTCGAGGGCGTCTTCAGCCGGCTCTTCCCGGGCGGCGAGGGGCGGCTCGTCCTCACCGACCCTGACAACATGCTCACCACCGGTGTGGACGTCGAGGCGCGCCCGCCGGGCAAGAAGGTCAAGCGGCTCTCCCTGCTGTCGGGCGGCGAGCGCTCGCTGACGGCCGTGGCTCTGCTGGTGTCGATCTTCAAGGCGCGCCCCAGCCCCTTCTACGTCATGGACGAGGTCGAGGCGGCCCTGGACGACACCAACCTCCAGCGGCTGATCCGGATCATGCAGGAGCTGCAGGAGGCCTCGCAGCTGATCGTGATCACGCACCAGAAGCGCACGATGGAGGTCGCCGACGCGCTCTACGGCGTGTCGATGCAGGGAGACGGCGTCTCCAAGGTCATCTCCCAGCGCCTTCGTTAG
- a CDS encoding LLM class flavin-dependent oxidoreductase codes for MPVTVVRFNLVAPGAAPAALAARYRAALEMAAYADEHGISTVQTEEHHGADNNWLPSPFAFAGAVFGATRRIAVTVSAVIGPLHDPLRLAEEIAVLDLLSGGRLVTVAGIGYRPEEYALFGVDYTRRGRLQDEVLETLLKAWSGEAFAYRGRTVRLTPRPYTDPHPLLLVGGSSRAAARRAARLGLPFFPSAHLPELESYYKEKLTEYGTEGWVMMPAAETPLLHLAEDPDRAWARYGEHFLHEARTYASWQSGEISSAVKSAATTVEQLRAEGVYRVLTPEECVALGADSLVLHPLVGGMPLEEGWRSLRLFAERVIPALGD; via the coding sequence ATGCCCGTCACGGTCGTCCGTTTCAACCTCGTCGCGCCCGGCGCCGCCCCCGCCGCCCTCGCCGCCCGTTACCGGGCCGCCCTGGAGATGGCCGCGTACGCGGACGAGCACGGGATCAGCACCGTGCAGACCGAGGAGCACCACGGCGCCGACAACAACTGGCTGCCGTCGCCGTTCGCCTTCGCGGGCGCGGTGTTCGGGGCGACCCGCCGGATCGCGGTGACCGTCTCGGCGGTGATCGGCCCGCTGCACGACCCGCTGCGGCTGGCCGAGGAGATCGCCGTACTGGACCTGCTGAGCGGCGGACGGCTGGTGACGGTGGCCGGGATCGGCTACCGGCCCGAGGAGTACGCCCTGTTCGGCGTCGACTACACACGCCGGGGCCGGCTCCAGGACGAGGTGCTGGAGACGCTCCTGAAGGCGTGGTCCGGCGAGGCGTTCGCGTACCGGGGCCGGACGGTACGGCTCACCCCGCGCCCGTACACCGACCCGCATCCCCTCCTGCTGGTCGGGGGCTCCTCCAGGGCCGCCGCCCGCCGGGCCGCCCGCCTCGGCCTGCCGTTCTTCCCGAGCGCGCACCTGCCGGAGCTGGAGTCCTACTACAAGGAGAAGCTCACCGAGTACGGCACCGAGGGCTGGGTCATGATGCCCGCGGCCGAGACGCCCCTGCTGCACCTCGCCGAGGACCCGGACCGGGCTTGGGCCCGGTACGGCGAGCACTTCCTGCACGAGGCGCGGACCTACGCCTCCTGGCAGTCGGGCGAGATCAGCTCGGCGGTGAAGTCGGCGGCCACGACGGTGGAGCAGCTGCGCGCGGAGGGCGTGTACCGCGTCCTCACGCCGGAGGAGTGCGTGGCACTGGGTGCCGACAGTCTCGTACTGCACCCGCTGGTGGGAGGTATGCCGCTGGAGGAGGGGTGGCGGAGCCTGCGGCTGTTCGCGGAGCGGGTGATTCCGGCACTGGGCGACTGA
- a CDS encoding sugar porter family MFS transporter has protein sequence MTSTTQAPQSGARTAQPEHLGHVIFIAAAAAMGGFLFGYDSSVINGAVEAIRTKYDIGSAALAQVIAVALIGCAVGAATAGRIADRIGRIRCMQIAAVLFTISAVGSALPFALWDLAFWRIVGGFAIGMASVIGPAYIAEVAPPAYRGRLGSFQQAAIVVGIAVSQLVNWGLLNAAGGNQRGHLMGLEAWQVMLGVMVVPAVLYGMLSFAIPESPRFLLSVGKRERAKEILAEVEGKDVDMDARVAEIEHAMKSEHKSTFKDLLGGGFFFKPIVWIGIGLSVFQQFVGINVAFYYSSTLWQSVGVDPTDSFFYSFTTSIINIIGTVIAMIFVDRVGRKPLALIGSVGMAVGLALEAWAFSYHLVDGKLPSTQGWTALIAAHIFVLFFALSWGVVVWVFLGEMFPNKIRAAALGVAASAQWIANWAITASFPSLADWNLSGTYVIYTVFAALSIPFVLKFVKETKGKTLEEMG, from the coding sequence GTGACCAGCACAACGCAGGCACCTCAGTCAGGAGCCAGGACGGCTCAACCCGAGCACCTCGGGCACGTCATCTTCATCGCGGCGGCTGCCGCCATGGGCGGTTTCCTCTTCGGTTACGACAGCTCCGTGATCAACGGCGCGGTCGAGGCCATCCGTACCAAGTACGACATCGGCTCCGCGGCCCTCGCCCAGGTCATCGCCGTCGCCCTGATCGGCTGCGCCGTCGGCGCCGCGACGGCCGGCCGCATAGCCGACCGCATCGGCCGTATCCGCTGCATGCAGATCGCCGCGGTCCTCTTCACGATCAGCGCCGTCGGCTCCGCGCTCCCGTTCGCCCTGTGGGACCTCGCCTTCTGGCGCATCGTCGGCGGCTTCGCCATCGGCATGGCCTCCGTCATCGGCCCCGCCTACATCGCCGAGGTCGCCCCGCCCGCCTACCGCGGCCGGCTCGGCTCCTTCCAGCAGGCCGCGATCGTCGTCGGTATCGCCGTCTCCCAGCTGGTCAACTGGGGCCTGCTCAACGCCGCCGGCGGCAACCAGCGCGGTCACCTGATGGGCCTGGAGGCCTGGCAGGTCATGCTCGGCGTCATGGTCGTCCCGGCCGTCCTCTACGGCATGCTGTCCTTCGCGATCCCGGAGTCCCCGCGCTTCCTGCTCTCCGTCGGCAAGCGCGAGCGTGCCAAGGAGATCCTCGCTGAGGTCGAGGGCAAGGACGTCGACATGGACGCCCGCGTCGCCGAGATCGAGCACGCGATGAAGAGCGAGCACAAGTCCACCTTCAAGGACCTGCTCGGCGGCGGCTTCTTCTTCAAGCCGATCGTCTGGATCGGTATCGGCCTGTCGGTCTTCCAGCAGTTCGTCGGCATCAACGTCGCGTTCTACTACTCCTCGACGCTGTGGCAGTCGGTCGGTGTCGACCCGACGGACTCGTTCTTCTACTCCTTCACGACGTCGATCATCAACATCATCGGCACCGTGATCGCGATGATCTTCGTGGACCGCGTCGGCCGCAAGCCGCTCGCGCTCATCGGCTCGGTCGGCATGGCCGTCGGCCTGGCGCTGGAGGCCTGGGCGTTCTCGTACCACCTCGTCGACGGCAAGCTCCCGAGCACCCAGGGCTGGACCGCCCTGATCGCCGCGCACATCTTCGTCCTCTTCTTCGCCCTGTCCTGGGGCGTGGTGGTCTGGGTCTTCCTCGGCGAGATGTTCCCGAACAAGATCCGCGCCGCCGCGCTGGGCGTGGCCGCCTCCGCGCAGTGGATCGCCAACTGGGCCATCACCGCGAGCTTCCCGTCGCTGGCCGACTGGAACCTGTCCGGCACCTACGTGATCTACACGGTCTTCGCCGCGCTCTCCATCCCGTTCGTCCTGAAGTTCGTCAAGGAGACGAAGGGCAAGACGCTGGAGGAAATGGGCTGA
- a CDS encoding cytosine permease — MSKTVETEGALETRGIEQVPDHERTAKTRELFPTWVGANISVLLLTMGASLVVAYHLDIWQALVVAVAAPVVSYGLVGLIGIAGKRGGAPGMALSRAVFGQRGNLLPGSLIWVARWGWETINAVTGAYAMLTILDILFGIRANSVLDMVTLLVFVVATFAISGLGINAVQKCNKYATYFFGVFSVLVLVYLVANTNWSKVLHHGGGSTAAVITGVGMIAAGGVSWIPTAPDFTRYLPRTASSKAIVGTAVGGAGIVVLPMVLMGAVMAVSTPDLASATDPVSFLGEILPTWIAVPYLFIALIGMLLINSMSMYSAGFTAQTLGFKVPRHWAVSVNAVISLVFGGVLMLVATSFMGSFIAFLSLLAVAFSAWVGVFGADMLRRTEYDGRAMTDTTRTSAYWYKGGFSPAAVAAWAIGLGSGLMFTTSDWFTGPLAKNNVIGEYGLGWVATIVISGLLYLALPKPAVTGPAEATEAAQVTEPAEERATADA, encoded by the coding sequence ATGAGCAAAACCGTCGAGACCGAAGGCGCTCTCGAGACCCGAGGTATCGAGCAGGTCCCGGATCACGAACGCACCGCGAAGACCCGTGAGCTGTTCCCCACCTGGGTCGGCGCCAACATCAGCGTGCTGCTGCTGACCATGGGCGCGAGCCTCGTCGTGGCGTACCACCTGGACATCTGGCAGGCCCTCGTCGTCGCGGTGGCGGCGCCGGTCGTGTCGTACGGCCTGGTCGGTCTGATCGGCATCGCGGGCAAGCGCGGTGGCGCGCCGGGCATGGCGCTCTCTCGCGCGGTCTTCGGCCAGCGCGGCAACCTGCTGCCCGGCTCGCTGATCTGGGTCGCCCGCTGGGGCTGGGAGACGATCAACGCGGTCACCGGCGCCTACGCGATGCTCACCATCCTGGACATCCTGTTCGGCATCAGGGCGAACAGCGTGCTGGACATGGTGACGCTGCTGGTGTTCGTCGTGGCGACCTTCGCGATCTCCGGGCTCGGGATCAACGCCGTGCAGAAGTGCAACAAGTACGCGACCTATTTCTTCGGCGTCTTCTCGGTGCTGGTCCTGGTCTACCTGGTCGCGAACACGAACTGGTCGAAGGTGCTGCACCACGGCGGCGGCTCCACGGCCGCGGTGATCACCGGTGTCGGCATGATCGCGGCGGGCGGTGTCAGCTGGATCCCGACGGCACCGGACTTCACCCGCTACCTGCCGCGCACGGCGTCCTCGAAGGCGATCGTGGGGACGGCGGTGGGCGGCGCCGGCATCGTCGTGCTGCCCATGGTCCTCATGGGCGCGGTGATGGCGGTCTCCACGCCGGACCTGGCCTCGGCGACCGACCCGGTGTCCTTCCTCGGCGAGATCCTGCCGACGTGGATCGCGGTGCCGTACCTGTTCATCGCGCTGATCGGCATGCTGCTGATCAACTCGATGTCGATGTACTCGGCGGGCTTCACCGCGCAGACCCTCGGCTTCAAGGTGCCGCGGCACTGGGCGGTCTCGGTGAACGCCGTGATCTCGCTGGTCTTCGGCGGTGTGCTGATGCTGGTGGCGACGAGCTTCATGGGCTCCTTCATCGCCTTCCTGTCGCTGCTGGCGGTCGCCTTCTCCGCCTGGGTCGGCGTCTTCGGCGCGGACATGCTGCGCCGCACCGAGTACGACGGCCGCGCCATGACGGACACGACCCGCACCAGCGCCTACTGGTACAAGGGCGGCTTCTCCCCCGCGGCCGTGGCCGCCTGGGCGATCGGCCTGGGGTCGGGCCTGATGTTCACGACCTCGGACTGGTTCACCGGCCCGCTCGCGAAGAACAACGTCATCGGCGAGTACGGCCTCGGCTGGGTCGCCACGATCGTGATCTCGGGCCTGCTGTACCTGGCGCTGCCGAAGCCGGCGGTGACCGGGCCGGCGGAGGCCACCGAGGCGGCGCAGGTCACCGAGCCGGCCGAGGAGCGCGCGACCGCCGACGCCTGA